The DNA window AACCGTCAACGTCAAAACCAATCGAGCCGCATCGCCAACCGTCAGACTGACCGCTGACCAAAGCGCCATCGAACGCGGTCAAAACACCAAGCTACATTGGGAAACCACCAACTCCAAAATCGTCACAATTTCCGGCCTTGGGGAAGTTTCAGGATCGGGCGAACGTGAAGTCAGCCCGCGCGTTTCGACGACTTATACGGCCACTGCGCTTGGCGATGGCGGCAACGCCACAGCAAGCGTTCGCGTGACGGTGACTGATCCGCCTCCGCCGCCGATTGCCGAACGGCCTCGCACGGTTGGAGACAATCCCAAACCGACCAATCGGGCAATCGCCGATCAGTTTGCGAACGTGATGAAGCCGATTTACTTCGACCTGGATAAGGCGGATATTAAAGCTTCGGAGCAAGGCAAGTTGCGCACGTTGGCCGATTGGCTCAACCGCGAAAATAATCGCACCATTATTTTCAAGATCGAAGGCAATTGTGATCCGCGCGGAACGGCTGAATACAATCTGGGCTTGGGCGACCGCCGCGCTCGTGCCGTGAAGGAATTTCTGGTCAGCCTAGGCATTGATCCGGGTCGGATTGAAACGGTCAGCTTCGGCTCGGAAAAGGCCGTCGGCAAGGAAGAAGGAGAAGCGGGAATCGTTGGATCCTGGGCGAATGACCGGCGTGCGGATTTCGTTTATCTGCGTGGTGGCGACAAGCCATAAAAGCAGGCAGTAGGTAGTAGCTACAGGTCAGCGCCAATGTTGTATTCCCTATGTTGGCGCTGACCTGGCTGTTTTGGGGAGAAGTTATGAAAAAAAGTGTTTTGAATCGGATTTTGGTAAGTTCAATCTTGATCGCTTTGCCGCTGGTGGTGGTTGCACAAAGCAAAGATCAGCGAGAAAAGATTGATCGCATGGCGGTTCAGCTTGAAGAGATCAAGACTGAATTGGTTTTGCTGCAGCGCCAAGCGCAAGCCATGCAGGATACCTACAACAAGACGATGGGTGAAATGAACACTCTGATTGTTCAAATGGGCGACAACATCGCGGCGGTTCGGCGGGCGCAGTCGGCCATTTCGACCAACACCGGCGATACTTCGGGACAAATTTCAGCGATGGGCGAGCGGATTACGGCGACCAACAACCGCATGGAACGGTTGTCGGAGCAATTCGCTTCGCTCAAAAAACTGATTGAAGACATTCCGAAAATGCCGACCTTTACGCAATTGACGCCGGGGAATGCCGAACAATTGTTTGCGGCGGCGTACAGCGATTATTCGCGCGGCAATTTCGATCTGGCCTTGTCGGAATTCCGGCAATACGTCGAGACATTTCCCAGTTCGGAATTGGCGGATAATGCTCAATACTGGATTGCGGAAATTTTGTTAGCGCAAAAGAAAACTCCTGAAGCGCTGGTTGAGCTGGAAAAAGTCGCGCAAGTAAACCCGGCGGGAGACAAAGTTTCGTTGGCTTTGTATAAACGCGCATCCCTTTTGCTGGAGATGGGAAAGAAGGACGAAGCCGTTGCGCAGTTTTTAGTGCTGGTCAAAGATTACGCGAAGACCCCGGAAGCCAATTTGGCAACCCAGCAATTGCAGCAAATTGCTCCTGAAGCGCTGGCTCCGCCGCCTCAACCGGAAAAAGCTCCAGTCAGAAAAAGAAAACCGTAGTCGGAAAAAAAGCTTGGAGTTCAGCAGTTCGCTCGAATGTTGAACTCCAGCTTTCCTATTTCCAGACGACCTCAGCAATTCTCAAGTTGACGTTCTTGCCTTTGAGTTTTTCTGTGCCAAGTTGGTTGAGGATGAAGCCTTCGTCCAGAGCCTGCATGGTGTTTTCGCTAATGACAATCTGCCCGGGCTGAGCCAGGCTTTCCAAACGCGCGGCGGTGTTCACCGTGTCACCGATGGCTGTGTAATCCAAGCGGGTTTCGGAGCCGATGTACCCGACAATGGCCGGGCCAGTATTGATGCCAATGCCGATGTTAATCGGGGGCAGATTTTCAGCCTGTAGCTTTTCATTGAAAGCAATCATTGCTTTCTGCATCTCGACGGCGGCGCGA is part of the Acidobacteriota bacterium genome and encodes:
- a CDS encoding OmpA family protein, with product MTRKLHQLALLTVVIVVAAFLSACAPPTAKLSVSRTEVNSGEPVTVKWETKNAKEVTLNGEKVDKIGGKSVIPKDTTTFEVVAKRGKKEARESATVNVKTNRAASPTVRLTADQSAIERGQNTKLHWETTNSKIVTISGLGEVSGSGEREVSPRVSTTYTATALGDGGNATASVRVTVTDPPPPPIAERPRTVGDNPKPTNRAIADQFANVMKPIYFDLDKADIKASEQGKLRTLADWLNRENNRTIIFKIEGNCDPRGTAEYNLGLGDRRARAVKEFLVSLGIDPGRIETVSFGSEKAVGKEEGEAGIVGSWANDRRADFVYLRGGDKP
- a CDS encoding tetratricopeptide repeat protein; this translates as MKKSVLNRILVSSILIALPLVVVAQSKDQREKIDRMAVQLEEIKTELVLLQRQAQAMQDTYNKTMGEMNTLIVQMGDNIAAVRRAQSAISTNTGDTSGQISAMGERITATNNRMERLSEQFASLKKLIEDIPKMPTFTQLTPGNAEQLFAAAYSDYSRGNFDLALSEFRQYVETFPSSELADNAQYWIAEILLAQKKTPEALVELEKVAQVNPAGDKVSLALYKRASLLLEMGKKDEAVAQFLVLVKDYAKTPEANLATQQLQQIAPEALAPPPQPEKAPVRKRKP